In Saccopteryx leptura isolate mSacLep1 chromosome 9, mSacLep1_pri_phased_curated, whole genome shotgun sequence, the genomic window ctggctggtggctcaatggatagagtgtcagcctggcatttgaacatccctggttcgattccctgtcaaggcacacagcaaccatctgcttctctccccttcttctccctcttctctcccgcttcccctcccggagccagtggattgattggttccagcatggcccctggcactgaggacagctctgttggagcgcatcagcctcagacactaaaaataacttgatactcaagcatcatccccaggcTGGGGTTACCAGATAgatcccggtccaggcacatgcgggagtctgcaaCTTATGCTAAAATGAGTATAGGAAAACAATGTTTGTACTACACTTacaattttattagtttcaaaaatacacacacacacacacacacacacacacacacacaagtcctcTTTTATGAGAGTAAACTGATGTTACCCAGGTTTTCATTTATGTGTATCTTTCAAAAAATCTGCAAACAAACACATGCATATGTAGTTCCTTTGCCCTCCTTACATAAGAAGTAGCATCCTCCACCCTGACCTTGTTTTTTGTCACGTAATAATATATATGTGTCCAACTTTATTCACTTTGCTGGCTGCCCAAGTGCTCCCTGGTGAGGAGGAGCACCAAAAATGCCCCTTGAGCCCTCCCGGATGTCAGATGGTGTCACAGTATCTACTACAACCGAACTATGCTTCAGTGAGTGTTTTGAGACCTGTCAGCCAATAGCTTTTaccttttctgattataaaatgtaTGTATGCTTATTCCAGAATTttgaataacaaaattaaaatcagCCCCAGCTTCATGATCCAGATAATAGTCACTGTTAATTTAAtagacagggtggggcaaaattaggtttacaattgtgagtacatgaaacagagtttatccttatattattattaattaattattatattattttccatacatataactgtgtaggtttatttctggactctctcttctgatttattgatctgtgtttctgtttaagcCAATGCCACATTTTTGGTTCCTGGAGCTTTGTAATAAGTCTTGAAGTCTTACagcaggtctgacctgtggtggtgcagtgggtaaaatgttgacctagaacacggaggtcgctggtttgaaaccctgggcttgcctggtcaagacacatgtgggagttgatgcttcctgcttctccccccccccccataaaatgaataaataaaatctaaattaagaaaaataaatcatgtaGTGTAAATATtctttgctcttttaaaaattgttttgactaCTGTagggcttttttgtgtgtgacttttttgtgtgtaacagagacagagagcaagacagagacaaagagagggacagatagggacagacagacaggaaggaagagagatgagaagcatcaattctttattgtggcactttagttgttcattgattgctttcttatatatgtctttttttttttaatttattcattttagaaaggagagagagagagaggagagagacagagggagaagggggggaggagcaggaagcatcaactcccatatgtgccttgaccaggcaagcccaggattttgaactggcgacctcagcatttccaggtcgatgctttatccactgcgccaccacaggtcaggctttttttttttttttttacagagacagagagagagtcacagtaagggatagacagggacagacagacaggaacggagagatgagaagcatcaatcattagtttttcattgcgcattgtgacaccttagttgttcattgattgctttctcatatgtgccttgaccgtgggccttcagcagactgaataaccccttgctcgagccagcaaccttggatccaagctggcgagctttttgctcaagccagatgagcccacgctcaaactggcaacctcggggtctcgaacctgggtcttccgcatctcagtctgatgctctatccactgcgccaccgcctggtcaggctatatatgtcttgatgggggggggggctacagcagaacaagtgaccccttgctcaagccagcgaccctgggctcaagacagcgaccatggggtcatgtctatgatcccatgttcaagccaatgactccgcattcaagccaggtgagcccattgtcaagctggcaaccttggagtttcaaacctgggtcctgtgcatccaagtcctatgctctatccactgtgccaccggatattcttgctttttttaattctgaaataaatTGTAATGACTATTTCTATGAAAATTTTATGAATgtttctatggagaaaaaaaacatttttaaaatgtcttttctagTCAGTTTAAATAATTTCTGACTGTTTGAAATGTTTTCTCCTCACCTAAGTTGCCTAATTTGTTGGCCCAAACTTTCTCACAATATTCCCTTATAATCCTTTCTATTTTCTATAGAGTCATTAGTGGTGTTCAGTCTTGATTTTGGATGACAGTAATTGTTGTGAGGAGTGAATGAGTTGATACACACAAAGCCCTCAGATCAGTGTTTGTGTAGGGTGGGGTACCTAGACTTATTATGATAGAAGGATGGGTAGACAGATGATTGGATGGCTAAATGGACAGTGCATGACTGactaaggaaggaagaaacagtGAGGGAGGTGAATGGAGTCACAGACACTCAGACACCCTCAGACAGTTTATTAGGGTCTTAGAAGGGTGTCTAGTggggtctttctctttctctgtatgttCTCAGGGTTTATGGTCCCAGGAATAAATCAGATATGGACGTAGGACAAGGTAACATCACCCTTGATCTCCAAAATGTCCACCCTCTGGAAGGCCGAAAAGCGATGGGAGTAGTCGAAGAGGTGCTGGCCATTGGCGTAAACCTTGAAGCGATCCACGCCACAGCGAATGGACAGCTGTGGGGAGAAGGGCAGGCATGAGGCCAGAGCCAGGACAGAGGTtagggggaaaggggaaagaggccCAGACTCACATCAAAGAACTGGCCACGACCAAACGGGTTGTAGGAGAGCTTCCTCTCCTCGGATCCCCACGAGCCATTCAGATAGCTGTTCCGAACCACAACACCCTCAGACAGGCGGGGGTTAATGTGCAGAGCCAAGTCACCTGAGAGTCCCACCTTGAAATTGATGACAAAGCTGGGGAcaaagagacagagtcagaagtGGGGGGAGTTGGGGATTGGACTCTTGGgtctgagagaggagaggagctaaGGATTCCCACCTCAGTCTGGGTTCTATACCTCTGGCTTGTGGGGGGCACGTAGCCCTTGATTGTGATGGTTCTTCGGGATGTAAGCCCCCCTTGCAATCTTCCTTCAAATGGCACGGGCTGTGGAAAGAGAACATGGGGCCCCACCATCTCTCAGGTCCTCAGAAGCCAGATTCAAGGACACATTTTCAGAAAGGGGCCCTTACTCTTCCTGGGAAATGGCCCCAACCCCTGTTGCCTGCCCCACCCTGACCACCAactccttcttctttcctcctctggTCTCAATACTTTCTGCCCTCTCTACCTCCTGCCCTCTCAGGGCTCCCCATGGGTCAGGGCCCCTAACTCCCCGTTAGCTCCTGCTGCCCCACAAATAGTCCAGCACAGAGTCCTACACATCAGGGCTCCTTACCGGGTTGAAGGTTGGTGGTCCCTGCATGTCCTGTGAAGTGAATAAGAAAAGATGTTATTCCATAatactgaacaaatatttatgatgCACCTACAACATGCAGGTGTATGTCTAGGTGCAGGGTTAGTGCTCCTGGGGATCTAACCTCTATGACCCTCTCAGTTCCCGTCACCCCCACTGGATGGCCACACAGCGCTCCCACTTACAGGCAGGTTATTTAGCAGGGGTAGGTAGTTCTGTCCAGGACCTTACCCGGACAGAAAAAGGTAGGAACAGTGAGAGTGACTGGGTCCTTCAGCTGCCCCAGGACCTCATCAGTCTCCAAACCTCCACCTCAAGGGGAAATTTGTCTCCCATAAGCAGGTACTTACTGGGTACGCTGGAATAGTCATGGGGCTCTGTGGGCATGGAGAGAGAAGGCGATGAGAAGGACTCCACACTAGAGCCTGGAGGGTATCAAGGATGCCTGCCCTGGGGcagcccaccaccaccacccaaggGAACTCCGGGGTCAAAGGGTGGCACCAGATGGCTCATTAATGGAGAGGGACTCCCTGTGTTTAGGGACCTCCAGTGCACAGTGAATCTCACTCCACCCCTTAGGGCAAGCCTGACAGATTCTATTTTTGTACCCTCTCCTACCTGGCTTCCTCATCTGTCCCTCActtgtccctcccctccccccgcaatCCAGAGCTGCACAATGAAGTGGACACCCCTCCAGGCCCACATAATACCCGTGCTCAGCTCATCCCCAACCACATAGTACCCGTGCTCAGCTCATCCCCAACCACGTAATACCCGTGCTCAGCTCATCCCCAACCACATAGTACCCGTGCTCAGCTCATCCCCAACCACGTAATACCCGTGCTCAGCTCATCCCCAACCACGTAATACCCGTGCTCAGCTCATCCCCAATCACGTAATACCCGTGCTCAGCTCATCCCCAACCACGTAGTACCCGTGCTCAGCTCATCCCCAACCACGTAGTACCCGTGCTCAGCTCATCCCCAACCACGTAATACCCGTGCTCAGCTCATCCCCAACCACGTAATACCCGTGCTCAGCTCATCCCCAACCACCGTTTGCCCTTCACTCTATGCAGCCACCACCAGGGCAACAAAGAGTCCTTGGTACCAGCCaagttcttgtctctgtctcagACTCTCAGTCTGTGCAAGgatctctgtttctgtttctctgtttctatagCTGTCTCTCACTCACACCTTCTCCCAGGATTCCTTCTGCCCAAAACACCTTTCCCTTCCCTAGTTTACTTTTATTCactctgttctctcttttttctattgGCCTCCTTTCTGCCTTGACTTCCATTTTAAGCCAGCTATTCTGAAGGCCTGTTTCTGAAGgccttattgttgttgttgttttttaatgcatTGATGAAACATGATCCGCCCtgcccagctggctcagtggtagagcactggcccagcatgtggatgtcccgggttcaattctagGTTAGGGTATGCAagagaactgcccatctgcttctccacctctctccctctcacttctctttctctttctctctctctctcttctcctcctgcagccatggctcaattggagcgagttggtcccgggtgctgaagatgtctccatggcctctgcctcaggtgctaagaagagcttggttgctgagcaatggagcaacgaagcaatgccccagatgggcagagcatcacccactagtggggttgccgggtggatcccagttggggcacatgtgggtgtctatctctctgcctcccctccttttactgaattttttaaaaaaagaagcctttAGGCTCATGATCACCTTATAGATGAAGACATTCCAACATTTCCTCATCAGGAAGCAGAGGAATGGTATGAGTATAGACCCCTGTGGCTCTGCCACTTGCGGGTCCATGACCATGGGTAACATACTTAGGCTCTCTGTATCTCAGttcccacatctgtaaaatggggctgatGATCATCAAAGCACTTTCCCCAAGGAGGTGCTGGGAGCTTACAGGTTGGGCATGTGGAGCCCTTAGCTGAAGGGCATGTCAGGAGTCTAGAGTTTGGGCTTCTCTGAGTAGTTCTAGTGCATGCGTTCTGGTGGCCATTTCTTCACTGTGGACCCAGGAGTGGGTTTCTAGGTCACTGGGTCAGCTTTCACATGTCTGGTCAGCTTTCACAGACACTGCCTAGCCATTTTCCAAGGAATGGGAGTGTCAGCCAGTCTGCAGCCTCACCAACAATCAGTATTGTGTGCCTTTCTCATTGTGGCTCTTCTGGTGGGCGTAGTGGTAGCTCATGGTGATTTTCAGTGAGTTTCTCAGGTGACCAGTGATGTTAGGTTGACTCTCATGAACTTGTTTGCTATTCCTGTCGTTTTTGTTCCTCCTTATCTTTACTTCCTGACTCAACTTTCTTACCTCCATCTCCTCCAAGAAGCCCTTACTTAAGACTCCCCAAAGTTCCAGCATGTCTCCCCATCCTGGCCCTGACCACTTGTGGCCAACACTATCTGGTGACATAGTAGACTGTCTTCATCCTCTGGTTCACAGCATCACCCAGCAAAGGGtaccaagaaataaaagaatgtgaGGATGAATTAATTAAAGAAGGAagcaaaaaagagagggaaacacTACACACGTCGTTTGGGGCTGGCTGGCCTCCGATGAAATTGATTGATTGAAGCTCCAGGTCCCCATCCACTTGCAGGTGGGTGACCATCTGTAGAGGGAGCCGGTGCCCGAACTCATAGAATGGATTTCCGTTTACCACCACCTGGAGGGCAGGGTAAGGTCAGAGTCAGCACCATAACTTGGGGAAGGTAGAGACAGGAGGCAGGGAACAGGGGTCTTTTTAACTTGGTGTCAAAAGTCTTGGGGGCGAGCTGGAATAGTCTCAAAGTCAGGAACCATGGAGTTCACAGGTCAGAGATGAAGCTGGGGTCAAGAGTCAGCTCACAGATTGGTGGATGAGAGAGAACCTAGAATTTAGTGTGCGGATGGAGATCAGGAGAGAATTGAGTCTGAGTCCTGGTTTGAGCATCAAATGAGTTGAGTTGGAAGTCTAGCTCTGACATATGTGTGGCCTCAGGGAAATCACTTCACTTGTCtgagacttcattttttttatctgtaaaatgggaggcTCATGCTGGGATTACTGAAAGATTAAAACCAGCAAAGCATGTCAGAAGCACTGTACAAGACCCTTCCTTGTACTGTAATCATATCTCAGCATATGGTTCTAGTTACAGCGCTGAGCAAGGCCATAGGCTGAGAGCCAGCTCAGCAGGACTGAGCGCTTCCTACATGCTAAGCACTTTCCACGGTGGTATCAGCATGGCGATTCTCTCAACAGCTCTGTGAGGCAGGACAGggattgtttcttttgtttaagaAAGCAGAGGCTCCAGAGCGCAGAGTGACCAGCTCAAGATCACACCTTAGGGAAAGGCAAAGCTCAGACTCGAATCCTGTCTGTCCAACCTCAAACCATGGGGCTAACCTCTGGAGATGAGGTTAGAAATCTGGTGCCCGTATGAGGGCAAATAAAGTTCAGGTCGGTGGTCCAGCCTGCAGTTCCTCTCGAGGGGAGCCCTCCCATGGGGGATGCATATGCCCAGCGTGTCTACTCAGTGTCACTTATGGGGAGCTGAATGTGGGGACGGAGCGAACTCAGAACAGGTACACCGGGAGTCCTGCACAACCATCAGAAGGTGCAGACCAGGTGTGACAGCAACACAGGGTCTCGAACACACAAGTGATGATGAGAACAGAAGCAGAAGGGGACACACAGCATCAAGTCCACACagagttaaaaaaacaaaggcacagaaagaGATCCAGGTGGAAAGAAGTCAGGATAAAGGCCAcccctgggggaggggcatgagGGAGCTCCTGGTTTCGGACCTAGGTGCTGGTTACACAGGGCATTCCTCTGTGAAAAACCATGAGCTGTGTACCTATGGTGTGCACTTTTCCGTACCTGGGTCACACTTcagtaacacattaaaaaaaaaaaacaacttgcacCATAGCAACCAGTCACAACGTGTGGGTCTCATTTGGACCCTGATTCAAAAAACTGTAGAAAACAACAAAGTCATTCATGAGGTGCCCGCACAGACTGGATATGTGGCAACACTAAGCAAGGACTGTCAACGTTTTAGGTGTGATCGCGGCAGTGTGGCTGTGTTGATATAAACTGAAATATTGATGAAGCTGTGTGATATCTGGGGCTTGCTCTGCAATGATCTGGGAGGGGGAGTGTGAGGGAGGGTGGCAGGGCTGGAGCTGGCCTTGGCGACCACGGCTTCACTGCGTCACCGTCACCCGGtgcttccctgtgtgtgtgtttggagttCTCCATGAGAAATACAAGTACACATTATTTTGCAAgaacacaaaatatatattaaacatattagaagCCTTTCTGCGGTAGAGGAATGAAgatgagaaaaagataaaacaaaattttgacagaaaagaaagaaaaggaaaaagtatgaagtaggaagggcagagggagggggaagggaaggaaaaaagagagtaggagtgaaagaggggaggggtgggaaggagtggggtggggaggggaggggaggggtaaggTGGCGTGGgtaggggaggggtgaggaggggagaggtgggaaggggtggggtggagaggggaggggaggggtgaggaggggaggggtgagaaggtgCAGACCAGGTGTGACAGcaacacaggggtggggtggagaggggaggggaggggaggggaggggaggggaggggtgaggtggagaggggaggggaggggagaggaggggaggggtgggtggggtggggaagggaagactggggaggggtggggtgaggaagggaggggaggggaggggagaggaggagagggaggggtgggaaggggtggggtaaggagggaaagggtgggaaggagtgggatggggaggggaggggaggggaggggaggggaggggaccagAGCAGAGGCCCCGCTCCACCCCACCCAGGAGCTCCAACCTTGTAGTGCTCCGCCATGACAAGGAACACCAGCTCGAAGGCAGCGCCCTTGCTGAAGGGCatgctccttttcttctcctcgtTGCCCCACCGGCCACCCTGCTGTGCGTTGAAGACCACCTTGTCCCAGCCATCAAAGCGGGGATTGAAGTGGAAGGCGATGTCGGCCCCCGGGCCCTGTCCAACTGTGAAGTTCACGAAGAACCTGGGGGAACATGAAGAGTTGTTCCCTGACCCTGCGTGCGAGCCCCGGagaccctcctccaggaagccctctgtTCCACCTTGTTCCAGGGTTCCTGATGAAGTGACTTTGGCACTGTTGACCCAAGACAGGAGGGGGTGCCCCTTAGTTCCAGGAGGCGGGGTCTCACCTCCACCCCGTCACTCACTGCCTTTCCTTACTAGactcctccccagccccctcaAATAAGACTGACACAGGGACTCCTGAGTTCACCTTCGGTCACCATGgaccaggcactgtcctaggaACCCCACATCTATCAATCCAGGCCTCTCGCTCCCTCACTGGCCCACCATTCCCCACATGCAGCCAGAGGGACCCTGCAAATATCCACGTCAGAGCAGCTTCCCTTCCCTCACACCAGCATCCCCAAAGTGATCCCTTCCAGGCCGGCACACACTTCTCTCAGGGCCTTTCACCTGACTGTTCTTTCTGCCTGGCCCAGCCCTCCCCCCTCAGATACACCtagccctcccctcctccacctccatcaggctttttttttttttttttttttttttttacagagacagagtcagagagagggatagataaggacagacaagaacggagagagatgagaagcatcaatcatcaatttttccttgcgacaccttagttgttcattgattgctttctcatatgtgccttgactgtggggctacagcaggccgagtaaccccttgctcaagccagcgaccttgggtccaagctggtgagcttttgctcaaaccagatgagcccacgctcaagctggcgacctcagggtctcaaacctgggtcctccacatcccagtccgacgctctatccactgcgccaccgcctggtcaggctccatcagGTTTTTGCTGAAATGTTGCCTTCCTGGAAAGGCCTTTCCTGGCCAACCAATTTAAAGAGACAATGCCACACCCCTCTCCCTCACATCCATtctccatctcccttccctccttatTTGATTCCATAGCACTTATTGCCATCTGACatatttacatttaactttttaaaaattttagttactgtgcctgacctgtggtggcacagtggataaagcgtcgacctggaaatgctgaggtcaccggttcgaaaccctgggcttgcctggtcaaggtacatatgggagttgatgcttccagctcctccccccttctctctctctgtctctcctctctctctctctttgtctctctctcctctctctctgtctctctctctgcctctctctctctcctctctaaaaatgaataaataaaaaaaaattaaaaaaaaaaaaaaaagaataaaaattttagttactgcctgacaggcggtggcgcagtggatagagtgtcagactgggatgcggaggactcaggtttgagaccctgaggtcaccagcttgagacgggctcatctggcttgagcaaaaaaaaaaaaaaagagctcaccagcttggacccaagatcgctggctctagcaaggggtcactcggtctgctgaaggcctgcggtcaaggcacatatgagaaagcaatcaataaacaattaaggtgtcacaatgaaaaactgatgattgatgcttctcatctctctccattcctgtctgtctgaccctatctatccctctctctctatttctgtaaaaaaataaataaaaattagttactgattgattttagagagagaagaagggagacagagagagaaaaacatcaatttgtgtttcacttatttatgcattcattggttgattcttttatgtgccctaaacagggatcgaacctgcaaccttggcatgttgggacgaTACTCTAACAAACagagatatctggccagggcctatgtataattttttttctgtccccTCTACTAGGATGtcagctccatgaaggcagggatCTTTGTCCTGTTGCCTGCTCTGTGCGTGGGCACAGAGTGGACACTCAATGAGCAAAGAAACGATGAACATAGAAGCAATAATTCCATGATGTCAGTTcaattattatcaccattttaaggtcataaaaaaaaaaaacaggctaaGACTTATTTTAATGCTTACTTTCTAGTTCTACATCTTTTACACACTGAATCCTCAAAacaatcccattttacagatgggaaactaaagcacagagaggcACAGTAGCTttccaagtcacacagctggtgacaGAGCTGGCTAGGCTCTGGCTGGGcctctgattttctttcttgccaTCATACCAATTAACTCCAATCCAGCAGCCCAACTCTGGGGCCACCTCGAGAAAGGGAAAGGTCGGAAGTCCCCAGTTTATAGCCCCCTCCCAGCCTAGCCTGGCCTGGGGGAGAGTCTTACCTTTTCATGTGCTCGCTAGCCACTCCTTGGATGTAAACAGACATCCCCACACTGAGACCTCCAGGAATGGGCTGGTTGTAGGGCAGACTCTGTAGAAGGGACTGGGTGAGGGGCCTTGAAGGCCATCTATCACAGCCTCTTCCCCTAAAGAAACCCCCGACTCCCTTAAGCAAGGGCAAGGAAATTAAGGGGTGAAGATGAAGAGGACTGAGAGTTTGGTATGGGCATAAACAGCCTGAGTGACAGCGTGGGAGTAAGTCAGACCCAGGAATCAGGTGGGCACCTTGGAAGTTCAGGGCGAGAGTAAAATGGTGTATGGGGGTCAGGGTGGAGCTAAGCCAGGGCCTGGGTTAAGGCCTAGGCTGGCATCTCACCGGGTTGAAGGTGGGCTTGTAGCCGGGTGCAGGGACAAAGGCCATCTTGAGAGGCTGGTCTTGTTGCTGGTCTTGTGAGAAGAGCTGCAGGAATGGGAAATGGTGACAGATGGCGGGTGGTGGCTGGCTTTTATAGCTGAGGATAAGGGAGTGGTGCCAGGGCAGGGTTCATAGGGTCCCTCTTCAGAGCACCCCAGGCTCACATCTTCCCCTAGGGAACCCCCGGTCTTCCTTCTCTCACCAGCCTCAGTGGGAACCAACCAGAACCCAGATCATCTGGGTCAGGCCTTGGGGAACTCAGGTCAGGGACCCCTCTTCTAGATCCTTCTGCAAAGAGGAAGTACTAGCAAACTTTGGCCTTGCCAGCACCTTATCAGAGTCCACAAAACCCTTCCTGGACCTTTGTTAGCAGAGGGAGGGTGAGGTCAGGcaagctgggcagggcagggctgcaggAGTGGCCCAGAACAGGTGGGCAATGGAAGCAAATGAAAGCAGGGAGTAACTGCGTGTTCTT contains:
- the LGALS4 gene encoding galectin-4 — its product is MAFVPAPGYKPTFNPSLPYNQPIPGGLSVGMSVYIQGVASEHMKRFFVNFTVGQGPGADIAFHFNPRFDGWDKVVFNAQQGGRWGNEEKKRSMPFSKGAAFELVFLVMAEHYKVVVNGNPFYEFGHRLPLQMVTHLQVDGDLELQSINFIGGQPAPNDSPMTIPAYPDMQGPPTFNPPVPFEGRLQGGLTSRRTITIKGYVPPTSQSFVINFKVGLSGDLALHINPRLSEGVVVRNSYLNGSWGSEERKLSYNPFGRGQFFDLSIRCGVDRFKVYANGQHLFDYSHRFSAFQRVDILEIKGDVTLSYVHI